One window of the Rhodococcus sovatensis genome contains the following:
- a CDS encoding SDR family oxidoreductase: MMLEGKVVVVSGVGPSLGRSIALRSAAAGADLVVAARSKDYLEVVAKDVAALGRQALVVATDITDAVSAAALVESSVDAFGHVDVLVNNAFAIPSMKDLAHTDESVIRRGLELSLFGTLRLSQLFTPALADSAGSIVMINSAVIRHSQPKYGSYKIAKASLLAMSQTLASELGPQGVRVNTIAPGYIWGSTLQGYFAHMAEKYGTTSEQIYQQTAAATDLRRLPEPDEIADAVVFLASPLARAITGQCLDVNCGEYHH, from the coding sequence ATGATGCTCGAGGGCAAGGTCGTCGTGGTCTCCGGCGTCGGACCGTCACTCGGCAGGTCCATCGCATTGCGCAGCGCTGCAGCCGGAGCCGATCTTGTGGTCGCGGCCAGGTCGAAGGACTACCTGGAGGTCGTCGCGAAAGACGTTGCAGCGCTTGGACGACAGGCCTTGGTGGTAGCCACAGACATCACCGACGCGGTGTCGGCGGCAGCACTCGTCGAGTCTTCGGTCGATGCCTTCGGGCATGTCGACGTTCTCGTCAACAATGCGTTCGCGATCCCGTCGATGAAGGACCTGGCGCATACCGACGAATCCGTCATCCGTCGTGGGCTCGAGTTGTCGCTGTTCGGCACGTTGCGGCTCTCGCAGCTCTTCACTCCCGCCCTGGCCGACTCGGCAGGGTCGATCGTGATGATCAACTCGGCGGTCATTCGACATTCACAACCGAAATACGGCAGCTACAAGATCGCCAAGGCCTCGTTGCTCGCGATGTCGCAGACGTTGGCCAGTGAACTCGGGCCCCAGGGCGTGCGGGTCAATACGATTGCACCGGGCTACATCTGGGGTTCGACATTGCAGGGATACTTCGCCCACATGGCGGAAAAGTACGGAACCACCAGTGAACAGATCTACCAGCAGACCGCAGCCGCCACCGACCTACGGCGTCTTCCGGAACCCGACGAGATCGCCGACGCGGTGGTGTTTCTCGCCTCCCCGCTCGCCCGCGCGATCACCGGTCAATGCCTCGACGTCAACTGCGGCGAATACCACCACTAG
- a CDS encoding sulfotransferase: MTSTERTDVGTAADLHASATKVTGLDDFGADDYAEALEVLLDSYRREAELTPLGSRMNRFFLKGALVARLLSEQAWKNNPGHEQVEIDRPIFVTGLPRTGTTALHRLLTVDPAHQGLEMWLTEMPHPRPPRDTWESNPIFAQIEKGFAQHHVEHPEFMGVHYMSAAEVEECWQLLRQSVQSIAYECLAYVPTYSAWLAEQSWTAAYRRHRKNLQLIGMHDVDRRWVLKNPSHLFALEELLQVYPDALIIQTHREPRTIMPSMCSLAEQATAGWSHKFEGEVIGSTQLDLWERGLHNFSAARTRAPAAQFFDVDYHDFVADPLGTVEQVYRYFGLTLTDSARIAMEAMHAESRSGARRPSHKYTLGDFGLDGDEVDRRFAAAQR; this comes from the coding sequence ATGACGAGCACCGAACGCACCGATGTCGGCACTGCGGCCGACCTGCATGCGTCGGCGACCAAGGTCACCGGTCTCGACGACTTCGGCGCCGACGACTACGCCGAAGCATTGGAAGTGCTTCTCGACTCCTACCGGCGCGAGGCAGAACTGACGCCGCTCGGATCTCGGATGAACAGATTCTTCCTCAAAGGCGCGCTGGTCGCGAGGTTGCTCAGCGAACAGGCGTGGAAGAACAATCCGGGTCACGAACAGGTCGAGATCGATCGGCCGATCTTCGTCACCGGACTACCGCGGACGGGAACCACTGCGCTGCACCGGTTGTTGACCGTCGACCCGGCACACCAGGGTCTCGAGATGTGGTTGACGGAAATGCCGCACCCTCGTCCTCCACGCGATACCTGGGAGTCCAACCCCATATTCGCGCAGATCGAGAAGGGGTTCGCCCAGCATCATGTCGAGCACCCCGAATTCATGGGTGTGCACTACATGTCGGCCGCCGAGGTCGAGGAATGCTGGCAATTGCTTCGCCAGTCGGTGCAGTCCATCGCCTACGAGTGCCTGGCATACGTACCCACTTACTCGGCCTGGTTGGCCGAACAGAGCTGGACCGCGGCCTACCGACGACATCGAAAGAATCTCCAGCTCATCGGCATGCACGACGTCGATCGACGATGGGTGCTGAAGAACCCCAGCCATTTGTTCGCGCTGGAAGAACTGCTGCAGGTCTACCCCGACGCACTGATCATTCAGACGCATCGAGAGCCGCGCACCATCATGCCGTCGATGTGCAGTCTCGCCGAACAAGCGACGGCCGGGTGGAGCCACAAGTTCGAGGGCGAGGTCATCGGAAGTACCCAACTCGACCTGTGGGAACGCGGACTACACAACTTTTCGGCGGCGCGCACTCGCGCCCCGGCTGCGCAGTTCTTCGACGTCGATTACCACGACTTCGTCGCCGATCCGCTCGGCACCGTCGAGCAGGTGTACCGGTACTTCGGCCTCACGCTCACCGATAGCGCCCGTATCGCCATGGAAGCCATGCACGCCGAAAGCCGAAGCGGAGCACGTCGCCCGTCGCACAAATACACCCTCGGCGACTTCGGACTCGACGGCGACGAGGTGGATCGAAGGTTCGCTGCCGCACAGCGCTAG
- a CDS encoding class I SAM-dependent methyltransferase: MAPTRWQSENTEAQSQSYVERFARLESRGVDLHGEARMVDALLAPGSAVLDAGCGTARLGAELARRGHQVTAVDLDPVFVEAARQHTSISVHRADLTEFDLGMSFDAIVAAGNVMVFMEPGTERSALARIALHLRPGGLFIAGFATDRDYTVDRFDDDLRAVGLGVEHRFATWDLRPWHDGADWAVTVARAPQLLA, from the coding sequence ATGGCTCCGACACGTTGGCAGAGCGAGAACACCGAGGCTCAGTCGCAGAGCTACGTCGAGCGATTCGCGCGACTGGAGTCCCGCGGCGTCGACCTGCACGGCGAAGCTCGAATGGTCGATGCGCTGCTGGCTCCAGGCAGCGCTGTGCTCGACGCAGGCTGCGGCACAGCACGACTCGGAGCCGAGCTGGCCCGACGCGGGCATCAGGTCACCGCAGTGGACCTCGACCCTGTCTTCGTCGAGGCGGCCCGGCAACACACGAGCATCAGCGTCCATCGAGCCGATCTGACCGAGTTCGATCTCGGGATGTCGTTCGACGCGATCGTTGCGGCCGGAAACGTCATGGTGTTCATGGAACCGGGCACCGAACGCTCTGCTCTCGCGCGAATCGCCCTGCACCTTCGACCTGGCGGACTGTTCATCGCGGGATTCGCGACCGACCGGGATTACACAGTCGATCGGTTCGACGACGATCTCCGTGCAGTCGGCCTCGGCGTCGAGCACCGCTTCGCCACGTGGGATCTGCGGCCGTGGCACGACGGCGCGGACTGGGCAGTGACCGTCGCGAGGGCTCCTCAGCTGTTGGCATGA
- a CDS encoding PadR family transcriptional regulator: MTDERSLNATAGSLLGFLHRGPMTGWDLHATAQACIGGFWTVTRSQVYRELAALTTRGLVEEGHVGARAQKPFTITDSGRAIFALWIDREPGDATIRHPLLLTMAFGAHLEPGRLAAILVDHRRRHAETLAGYRAQRDAADGASVFDLATLDFGIRYEEATLEWFDALPAELHANS, translated from the coding sequence GTGACCGATGAACGATCCTTGAATGCCACGGCCGGCTCGCTCCTGGGGTTCCTCCACCGCGGCCCGATGACCGGTTGGGACCTGCATGCCACAGCGCAGGCGTGCATCGGCGGATTCTGGACCGTGACCCGTAGCCAGGTGTATCGCGAGCTGGCCGCATTGACGACGCGCGGATTGGTCGAAGAAGGGCACGTCGGCGCGCGAGCGCAGAAGCCGTTCACCATCACCGACTCCGGCAGAGCTATTTTCGCGCTGTGGATCGACCGCGAACCCGGTGACGCGACCATCCGCCACCCTTTGCTCCTCACCATGGCGTTCGGGGCGCATCTGGAGCCAGGGCGGCTCGCGGCAATCCTCGTCGACCACCGACGTCGACATGCCGAAACGCTGGCCGGGTATCGAGCGCAGCGAGACGCCGCAGATGGTGCGAGCGTATTCGATTTGGCCACATTGGATTTCGGCATCAGGTACGAGGAAGCGACCCTCGAGTGGTTCGATGCCCTACCTGCCGAACTTCATGCCAACAGCTGA
- a CDS encoding DUF1707 domain-containing protein: MTYRPMPGGGAPNTRLSDAQRESAIDRLTGHVASGRLALDDFDARARDIYAAVTQADLESIFRDLPDPAPRAATEKPTPKQLPMARELLTWAAVGVLCLSIWAITSIATGNFLYPWPVWVIGPWGAMLALQRVTGMSTTCSGRRLYVD, encoded by the coding sequence ATGACCTACCGACCCATGCCCGGCGGCGGCGCCCCGAACACCCGGTTGTCCGACGCTCAACGAGAAAGCGCCATCGACCGGCTGACCGGTCATGTCGCGTCGGGACGACTTGCCCTCGATGATTTCGACGCGCGAGCTCGGGATATCTATGCCGCGGTAACCCAGGCAGACCTCGAGTCGATCTTCCGGGACCTTCCCGACCCCGCCCCTCGTGCCGCCACCGAAAAGCCGACGCCGAAACAGCTGCCGATGGCGCGCGAATTGCTGACGTGGGCAGCCGTCGGCGTCCTGTGCCTGTCCATCTGGGCCATCACTTCGATCGCGACCGGCAATTTCCTCTATCCCTGGCCGGTGTGGGTGATCGGGCCGTGGGGAGCGATGCTCGCGCTGCAGCGTGTGACCGGGATGTCCACGACCTGCTCGGGCAGGCGCCTTTACGTCGACTGA
- a CDS encoding MarR family transcriptional regulator, producing MSSSSPLPLDPIAEAHRQWTKHGWGDVADGMAAVTSLMRAQQIMLARVEEVLKPTGLTFSRYELLTLLTFTKNGAIPMAKASARLQVHPTSVTNAVDRLEAAGYVRRTPHPSDRRTTLVEITDSGRTLAVDATEKLNDQVFGKPGLAKERLTSLVRILAELRRSAGDFEDGGTTPAW from the coding sequence ATGTCGTCATCGTCGCCGCTACCGCTCGATCCCATTGCAGAGGCCCACCGCCAGTGGACCAAGCATGGGTGGGGCGACGTCGCCGACGGAATGGCCGCTGTCACTTCGCTGATGCGTGCGCAACAGATCATGCTCGCCCGGGTCGAGGAGGTTCTCAAGCCGACCGGGCTCACGTTCTCGCGCTACGAGCTTCTGACGTTGCTGACCTTCACGAAGAACGGCGCGATCCCGATGGCAAAGGCGAGCGCACGTCTTCAAGTCCATCCCACCAGCGTGACCAATGCCGTCGACCGCCTCGAAGCAGCGGGCTACGTCCGCCGCACTCCGCACCCGAGCGATCGCCGAACAACCCTGGTGGAGATCACCGATTCCGGCCGGACGCTGGCTGTGGACGCCACCGAAAAGCTCAATGACCAGGTCTTCGGCAAACCGGGTCTGGCCAAAGAGCGTTTGACTTCACTGGTACGAATCCTCGCCGAACTGCGGCGCTCCGCCGGTGATTTCGAGGACGGTGGGACAACACCGGCCTGGTGA
- a CDS encoding enoyl-CoA hydratase — MSEYNTILLERRGRVGIITLNRPKALNALNSELMREVVAVVEDLDRDENIGAILITGSEKAFAAGADIKEMQPKSYMDVYLDDFFTAWDRLAAARTPIVAAVAGYALGGGCELAMLCDVLIAADNAVFGQPEIKLGVIPGIGGSQRLTRAVGKAKAMEMCLTGRNMKVEEAERAGLVSRIVPADDLLDDAIATATTIAEMSLPIAMMAKDAVNRSFESSLAEGVRFERRLFHSTFATEDQKEGMAAFVEKRQAKFVNR; from the coding sequence ATGAGTGAATACAACACGATCCTGCTCGAGCGTCGTGGACGCGTCGGGATCATTACCTTGAATCGTCCGAAAGCGCTGAACGCGTTGAACTCCGAGCTGATGCGCGAGGTCGTCGCTGTCGTCGAGGATCTCGACCGCGACGAGAATATCGGTGCAATTCTGATCACCGGGTCCGAGAAGGCGTTCGCTGCGGGAGCGGACATCAAGGAGATGCAGCCGAAGTCCTACATGGACGTGTATCTCGACGACTTCTTCACGGCGTGGGATCGACTCGCTGCGGCCAGGACTCCCATTGTCGCAGCGGTGGCCGGGTACGCCCTCGGCGGCGGCTGTGAGCTGGCCATGCTGTGCGACGTATTGATCGCAGCCGACAATGCAGTGTTCGGACAGCCTGAGATCAAGCTCGGTGTCATTCCCGGAATCGGTGGCTCACAACGGCTCACGCGCGCTGTCGGCAAAGCGAAGGCCATGGAGATGTGCCTGACCGGCCGAAACATGAAGGTCGAGGAAGCCGAACGCGCCGGCCTGGTGTCACGAATCGTCCCGGCAGACGACCTGCTGGACGACGCCATTGCGACTGCGACGACCATTGCCGAGATGTCGTTGCCGATTGCGATGATGGCCAAGGACGCCGTCAATCGTTCGTTCGAATCCTCTCTGGCCGAGGGAGTTCGCTTCGAGCGTCGCTTGTTCCACTCGACGTTCGCGACGGAGGACCAGAAAGAGGGCATGGCTGCCTTCGTCGAGAAGCGTCAGGCTAAGTTCGTCAATCGGTGA
- the mmsB gene encoding 3-hydroxyisobutyrate dehydrogenase: MSEKTIGFIGLGHMGGPMAANLVKAGYTVQGFDLVPAALSQAKSDGVTVVESAVAAVKDADIVVTMLPNGRLVLDLYKDLLPAAAPGTLFVDSSTIDVADAHAAHKLVNEAGHRSLDAPVSGGVGGAAAGTLTFMVGGSAEDFDSAAAILDVMGRKVVHCGSAGNGQAAKICNNMILGVSMIAISEAFVLGEKLGLSNQALFDVASTASGQCWALTTNCPVPGPVPTSPANNDYKPGFAAALMDKDLGLAANALRDNGVEGVLGLQAAEIYARFKETSGGGTDVDFSGIINDIRERSTGQPNE, from the coding sequence ATGAGCGAGAAGACGATCGGTTTCATCGGCCTCGGGCACATGGGCGGCCCGATGGCAGCCAATCTGGTCAAAGCCGGATACACGGTGCAGGGGTTCGATCTCGTTCCCGCAGCGCTGAGCCAGGCGAAGTCCGACGGAGTGACCGTCGTCGAGTCGGCTGTCGCCGCTGTCAAAGACGCGGACATCGTCGTCACGATGCTGCCGAACGGGCGTCTCGTGCTCGATCTCTACAAGGATCTGCTCCCGGCAGCTGCGCCTGGGACGTTGTTCGTCGATTCGTCGACCATCGACGTCGCCGACGCCCATGCCGCCCACAAGCTGGTGAACGAGGCAGGTCATCGCAGTCTCGACGCGCCGGTCTCCGGCGGAGTCGGGGGAGCGGCAGCCGGAACGTTGACGTTCATGGTCGGTGGCTCGGCGGAGGACTTCGATTCTGCTGCAGCGATTCTCGATGTGATGGGACGCAAGGTCGTGCACTGCGGGTCGGCAGGCAACGGTCAAGCTGCCAAGATCTGCAACAACATGATCCTTGGAGTGTCCATGATTGCCATCAGTGAGGCGTTCGTTCTCGGCGAGAAGCTCGGGCTCAGCAATCAGGCGCTGTTCGACGTGGCATCGACCGCGTCGGGTCAGTGCTGGGCACTCACGACGAACTGCCCGGTGCCGGGGCCGGTTCCGACCTCTCCCGCGAACAACGACTACAAGCCGGGATTCGCGGCCGCTTTGATGGACAAGGATCTCGGTCTGGCGGCGAATGCGCTGCGCGACAACGGCGTCGAAGGCGTGCTCGGGCTTCAGGCTGCGGAAATTTACGCACGATTCAAGGAGACGTCCGGCGGCGGCACCGATGTCGACTTCTCCGGCATCATCAACGACATCCGCGAGCGCTCGACAGGGCAGCCGAATGAGTGA
- a CDS encoding enoyl-CoA hydratase/isomerase family protein — translation MTEPEVLFDVRGGVGRITLNRPKAINALNHAMVQQIAPQLDAWAADDDIDLVLLVGAGERGLCAGGDIVSIYHDAKEGGSSTKDFWREEYILNAAIARFSKPYVAIMDGVVMGGGVGLSAHGNTRIVTERSKIAMPEVGIGFIPDVGGTYLLSRSPGELGTHLGLTTARMDAGDAIAAGFADHYMPSGNLEKFCEALETGLLSDALAEFTEEAPESTLDAARSWIDRFYSADTVEEIVDGLRGSGIEDAEKAASDIESKSPVSLKVTLKSLRRAAAASSLEQVLDEEYRVSLASLDSHDLVEGIRAQVVEKDRNPKWSPATLADVTEADVDRYFESLGDSELGLEKNA, via the coding sequence ATGACAGAGCCCGAAGTCTTGTTCGATGTCCGTGGCGGCGTCGGTCGGATCACGCTGAACCGGCCGAAAGCGATCAATGCGCTCAACCATGCGATGGTTCAGCAGATCGCCCCGCAGCTCGACGCGTGGGCGGCCGACGACGACATCGATCTCGTTCTGCTCGTCGGCGCCGGTGAGCGCGGGCTCTGCGCGGGCGGCGACATCGTCTCGATCTATCACGACGCCAAAGAAGGCGGTTCGAGCACGAAGGACTTCTGGCGCGAGGAGTACATCCTCAACGCCGCGATCGCGCGCTTCTCCAAGCCGTATGTCGCCATCATGGATGGTGTTGTCATGGGCGGTGGCGTCGGGTTGTCGGCGCACGGAAACACTCGCATCGTCACCGAGCGTTCGAAGATCGCGATGCCCGAGGTCGGGATCGGGTTCATCCCGGACGTCGGTGGCACGTACCTGTTGTCGCGTTCGCCGGGCGAGCTGGGCACGCACCTCGGTTTGACGACGGCTCGGATGGACGCGGGTGACGCGATCGCTGCCGGCTTCGCCGATCACTACATGCCGTCGGGCAATCTCGAAAAGTTCTGCGAGGCACTGGAGACGGGTCTTCTCTCGGACGCGCTCGCCGAGTTCACCGAGGAAGCACCGGAGTCGACGCTCGACGCTGCACGAAGCTGGATCGACCGGTTCTACAGTGCCGACACGGTCGAGGAGATCGTCGACGGTCTGCGAGGCAGTGGAATCGAAGACGCGGAGAAGGCCGCTAGCGACATCGAGTCGAAGTCGCCGGTGTCGTTGAAGGTGACGCTGAAGTCGCTTCGGCGTGCCGCCGCCGCGTCGTCGTTGGAGCAGGTCTTGGACGAGGAGTACCGCGTCTCGCTCGCGAGTCTCGACTCCCATGACCTGGTCGAAGGGATCCGCGCTCAGGTCGTGGAGAAGGACAGAAACCCGAAGTGGTCGCCTGCGACTCTCGCAGACGTGACCGAGGCCGACGTCGATCGGTACTTCGAATCGTTGGGTGATTCCGAATTGGGACTGGAGAAGAACGCATGA
- a CDS encoding isobutyryl-CoA dehydrogenase, with translation MFNLTEDERAINETARDFADEFLAPNAVEWDQNKHFPVDVLRKAAGLGMGGIYIGEDVGGSGLTRLDSVRIFEQLATGDPSIAAYISIHNMVTWMIDTYGTDEQRRTWVPGLCSMDQLGSYCLTEPGAGSDAAALSTKAVRDGDDYILNGVKQFISGAGTSDVYVVMVRTGAAGPKGISAIIVPKDSPGLSFGANEKKMGWNAQPTRQVVFEDVRVPAVNLLGSEGDGFRIAMNGLNGGRLNIAACSIGGAQSALDKAIAYLLERKAFGARLLDAQALQFRLADMKTELEAARTMLWRAADALQENAPDKVELCAMAKRFATDTGFQVANDALQLLGGYGYLAEYGVEKIVRDLRVHQILEGTNEIMRVVVARSIVGAA, from the coding sequence ATGTTCAACTTGACCGAGGACGAGCGTGCGATCAACGAGACGGCACGAGATTTCGCCGACGAGTTCCTCGCCCCCAATGCCGTCGAGTGGGACCAGAACAAACACTTCCCGGTGGACGTGCTGCGCAAGGCCGCGGGACTGGGCATGGGCGGCATCTACATCGGTGAGGACGTCGGTGGATCGGGCCTGACCAGGCTGGATTCGGTTCGAATCTTCGAGCAGCTTGCGACGGGCGATCCGTCCATTGCGGCGTACATTTCGATCCACAACATGGTGACGTGGATGATCGACACCTACGGAACCGACGAGCAGCGCCGCACGTGGGTGCCGGGTCTGTGCTCGATGGACCAATTGGGCAGCTACTGCCTCACCGAACCCGGCGCGGGTTCCGACGCAGCAGCCCTGAGCACCAAAGCTGTTCGCGACGGTGACGACTACATCCTCAACGGTGTCAAGCAATTCATCTCGGGCGCAGGGACTTCCGACGTCTACGTCGTGATGGTGCGCACGGGTGCTGCCGGGCCCAAGGGTATTTCCGCGATCATCGTCCCGAAGGATTCACCGGGTCTCTCGTTCGGTGCCAACGAGAAGAAGATGGGATGGAACGCCCAGCCGACGAGGCAGGTCGTTTTCGAGGACGTCCGTGTGCCGGCGGTCAACCTTCTCGGCAGCGAAGGTGACGGCTTCCGCATTGCGATGAACGGCCTCAACGGCGGACGACTCAACATCGCTGCATGCTCGATCGGCGGTGCACAGTCGGCCCTCGACAAGGCGATCGCGTATCTGTTGGAACGTAAGGCGTTCGGCGCACGGTTGCTCGATGCACAGGCCCTGCAATTCCGCTTGGCCGATATGAAGACCGAACTCGAGGCTGCGCGGACGATGTTGTGGAGGGCTGCGGACGCCCTGCAGGAGAACGCTCCCGACAAGGTCGAACTCTGCGCGATGGCAAAGAGATTCGCCACCGACACCGGTTTCCAGGTTGCCAACGACGCATTACAGTTACTCGGTGGTTACGGGTATCTTGCGGAGTACGGCGTCGAGAAGATCGTTCGCGATCTTCGCGTACACCAGATCCTCGAGGGAACCAACGAGATCATGCGAGTCGTGGTGGCTCGCTCGATAGTGGGAGCAGCATGA
- a CDS encoding CoA-acylating methylmalonate-semialdehyde dehydrogenase, which translates to MARELTHFIGGKHVAGESGNFGDVFDPNTGEVQALVPLASDAEVEAAIADAAQAQVEWASWNPQRRARVLMKFLQLINRDMDEMARLLSSEHGKTIADAKGDIQRGLEVVEFAVGVPHLLKGEYTEGAGGGIDVYSMRQPLGVVAGITPFNFPAMIPLWKAGPAIACGNAFILKPSERDPSVPLKLAELFLEAGLPPGVFNVVNGGKNAVDVLLNDDRVKAIGFVGSTPIAQYIYEEAAKNGKRAQCFGGAKNHALVMPDADLDQVADALLGAAYGSAGERCMAISVAVPVGEETADALVAKLKERVATLKIGRSDDENADFGPLVGSDALKRVNDYTQIGVDEGAELVVDGRDFRLEGHENGFFAGATLFDKVTTDMRIYKEEIFGPVLIVVRAKDYEDALRLPSEHEYGNGVSIFTRDGDTARDFCSRVQVGMVGVNVPIPVPIAYHTFGGWKRSGFGDLNQHGPDSVRFYTKTKTVTERWPSGKKEATANHFVIPNMD; encoded by the coding sequence ATGGCTCGCGAACTCACTCACTTCATCGGCGGCAAGCACGTAGCAGGAGAGTCGGGCAACTTCGGCGACGTCTTCGACCCCAATACCGGTGAGGTCCAGGCGCTGGTGCCACTGGCCAGCGATGCCGAAGTCGAAGCGGCCATCGCCGACGCCGCCCAGGCGCAGGTCGAGTGGGCGAGCTGGAACCCGCAGCGCCGAGCACGCGTGCTGATGAAATTCCTGCAGCTGATCAATCGCGACATGGACGAGATGGCCCGCCTGCTCTCCAGCGAGCACGGCAAGACCATCGCGGACGCCAAGGGTGACATCCAGCGCGGCCTCGAGGTCGTCGAGTTCGCGGTTGGCGTCCCGCACCTGCTCAAGGGTGAATACACCGAGGGAGCCGGCGGTGGTATCGACGTCTACTCCATGCGTCAGCCGCTCGGCGTCGTCGCCGGCATCACCCCGTTCAACTTCCCAGCGATGATTCCGCTGTGGAAGGCCGGCCCGGCGATCGCGTGTGGCAACGCATTCATTCTCAAGCCGTCCGAGCGTGACCCGTCCGTACCGCTCAAGCTGGCCGAACTCTTCCTCGAAGCAGGCCTTCCGCCCGGCGTATTCAACGTCGTCAACGGTGGCAAGAATGCCGTCGACGTACTGCTGAACGACGATCGCGTCAAGGCCATCGGTTTCGTCGGCTCCACTCCGATCGCGCAGTACATCTACGAAGAGGCCGCCAAGAACGGCAAGCGCGCGCAGTGCTTCGGAGGCGCCAAGAACCACGCACTCGTCATGCCCGACGCCGATCTGGACCAGGTCGCCGACGCCCTCCTCGGTGCCGCGTACGGCTCGGCCGGTGAGCGCTGCATGGCCATCTCCGTCGCCGTGCCCGTCGGTGAAGAGACCGCAGATGCTCTCGTCGCCAAGCTGAAGGAACGCGTCGCGACGCTGAAGATCGGCCGCTCCGACGACGAGAACGCCGACTTCGGCCCGCTCGTCGGCAGCGACGCCCTCAAGCGCGTCAACGACTACACACAGATCGGTGTCGACGAGGGCGCCGAGCTCGTCGTCGACGGCCGCGACTTCCGACTCGAAGGCCACGAGAACGGATTCTTCGCCGGCGCAACACTGTTCGACAAAGTCACCACGGACATGCGCATCTACAAGGAAGAGATCTTCGGACCCGTCCTGATCGTCGTCCGCGCCAAGGACTACGAAGATGCGCTCCGCCTCCCCAGCGAGCACGAGTACGGCAACGGCGTCTCCATCTTCACCCGCGACGGTGACACCGCCCGCGACTTCTGCTCCCGCGTTCAGGTCGGCATGGTCGGCGTCAACGTCCCCATTCCCGTACCGATCGCCTACCACACGTTCGGCGGGTGGAAGCGCTCCGGATTCGGCGATCTCAACCAGCACGGACCCGACTCGGTGCGCTTCTACACCAAGACCAAGACGGTCACGGAGCGCTGGCCGTCGGGCAAGAAAGAGGCAACCGCCAATCACTTCGTCATTCCCAACATGGACTGA
- a CDS encoding SWIM zinc finger family protein yields MADFSQYGKRRKAKGGIESQNKRGAFGQTWWGRHFVTAMEDLADPGRIARGRTYARQGQVLNLGVERGQIYGEVQGSQLEPFSASVMVDPLTDGQIAALVERVRSNPGMLAELASNAIPQALASALLPHDKGQLDFDCSCPDDGWPCKHAAALMYIAAEHIDASAATILTLRGVDLDQLIEGVGDDDNVEMDPSDWFSDTASFPALPKVSFTAVMDDLDPLILRRVFRADGSDEAEVSRAMADLRSFYDRM; encoded by the coding sequence ATGGCCGACTTCAGCCAGTACGGCAAGCGTCGAAAAGCCAAGGGCGGCATCGAGTCGCAGAACAAGCGCGGCGCCTTCGGGCAGACGTGGTGGGGCAGGCACTTCGTGACGGCGATGGAGGATCTGGCCGATCCGGGACGGATCGCTCGCGGCCGAACCTATGCGCGTCAGGGGCAGGTTCTCAATCTCGGTGTCGAACGCGGACAGATCTACGGTGAAGTCCAGGGCAGTCAGCTCGAGCCCTTCTCGGCCTCGGTCATGGTCGACCCGCTGACCGACGGGCAGATCGCTGCGCTCGTCGAGCGGGTGAGGTCGAATCCGGGGATGCTGGCCGAGCTCGCGTCCAACGCTATTCCTCAGGCACTGGCGTCGGCGCTGTTGCCGCACGACAAAGGTCAGCTCGATTTCGACTGCAGTTGCCCGGACGACGGGTGGCCGTGCAAGCATGCGGCAGCGCTGATGTACATAGCAGCCGAACATATCGACGCCTCCGCGGCGACCATCCTGACGCTCCGCGGGGTCGACCTCGATCAGCTGATCGAGGGGGTCGGCGACGACGACAACGTCGAGATGGATCCGAGTGACTGGTTCTCGGACACAGCGTCGTTTCCCGCGTTGCCGAAGGTGAGCTTCACGGCGGTCATGGACGACTTGGATCCACTGATTCTGCGCCGGGTCTTTCGGGCCGACGGTTCCGATGAGGCCGAGGTCAGTCGGGCTATGGCTGACCTACGGTCGTTCTACGACCGCATGTGA